From Pagrus major chromosome 2, Pma_NU_1.0, one genomic window encodes:
- the LOC141009461 gene encoding transcription regulator protein BACH1-like, which produces MTRGKSGSGWPETSSLYPKFTHGRVIKLTWQAELVITMSHHAPRSSVFTFQSAVHSAHVLQCLNEQRQQDILCDVTVVVGNRSFRAHCSVLASCSDYFHSRVTSVTSRNPIITLSDEVTVEGFEPLLQFAYTSKLPFTKENIHAIHSSAEFLGFHNLESACFDFLIPKFSEGKRTSQEVRRRACCRSRDASASFGSSVESSQPQSFESHSSVRSRGDEQRDFPSQCPQTSQGQTDSAEEHFCLENCGPQMAPLSLELSANGVCPMLSLSCPDSDKADHPSQFCERDILEMGDVCNQSELSLADCGLPCELSTPGDVNPPELIDPASSDVKQTVETLGAETNCNPRSCPLNTSGAGDCSELLDQTEVGLERRMAGDLSDPTLTALSHEEGFGERSSVEREVAEHLAKGFWSDLCPTQAQPLPLDPMDQNNLAKASDFHWLKQLDLSSSVGDCPFLKDLEVGDDPAPRTDSLSQSEKSPYMSSSLNSGDDSDLDTDGDTEANNKRAAEIQLPFPVDQISALSRSAFQQLLRHHHLTQDQLEFVHDVRRRSKNRDAAQRCRKRKLDSIQQLECEIKKLKTEKERLLQEQTELEQNLEETRQSLGGLCKSVNIESGSDQDHLQLLAKLSSPDLSFSSASLVGKDEESQISIEMVSSSSECDPSKSHTGSVQTAMPEAGTQTEEAGSPQSCPDSASLLNTCLDMNNVL; this is translated from the exons ATGACGAGGGGAAAGTCTGGCTCCGGATGGCCAGAAACGTCTTCTCTCTACCCCAAATTTACCCATGGCAGAGTTATCAAGCTGACATGGCAG gcTGAGCTTGTAATAACCATGTCTCACCACGCTCCTCGCTCGTCAGTGTTCACCTTTCAGTCTGCAGTGCACAGTGCTCACGTTCTCCAGTGTCTAAATGAGCAGAGGCAGCAAGACATCCTGTGTGATGTGACGGTGGTGGTGGGAAACAGGAGTTTTCGGGCACATTGCTCTGTCTTGGCTTCCTGCAGCGATTACTTTCACAGCCGGGTTACCAGTGTCACCTCACGAAATCCCATAATCACCCTGTCTGATGAG GTGACCGTTGAGGGTTTTGAACCTTTGCTTCAATTTGCCTACACATCAAAGCTGCCCTTCACCAAAGAAAACATTCATGCCATTCACAGCAGTGCTGAGTTTTTGGGATTTCATAACTTGGAGTCAGCTTGCTTTGATTTCCTCATCCCAAAGTTTTCTGAAGGCAAAAGAACCTCACAGGAGGTCAGGCGTAGAGCCTGTTGTCGGAGCCGGGATGCCAGTGCCAGCTTTGGCTCCAGTGTAGAGAGCAGCCAACCACAATCATTTGAGTCACACAGCTCAGTGCGTTCAAGAGGTGATGAACAAAGAGACTTCCCATCACAGTGTCCTCAGACCTCACAGGGTCAGACAGACAGCGCGGAAGAACACTTCTGTTTGGAGAACTGCGGCCCACAAATGGCCCCCTTATCTCTGGAGTTATCCGCAAATGGTGTGTGTCCCATGTTGTCTTTGTCATGCCCAGACTCCGACAAAGCAGATCATCCCTCACAGTTCTGCGAAAGAGACATTTTAGAGATGGGAGATGTGTGTAATCAGAGTGAGTTGAGTTTGGCAGACTGTGGCTTACCCTGTGAGCTGTCAACCCCAGGGGATGTGAATCCGCCAGAACTCATTGATCCAGCCAGCAGCGATGTTAAACAGACTGTAGAGACACTTGGTGCTGAAACCAACTGTAACCCCCGTTCATGTCCACTCAACACATCAGGGGCCGGAGACTGCAGTGAGTTATTAGATCAGACTGAGGTTGGCCTTGAACGAAGGATGGCAGGTGATCTCTCAGACCCTACACTAACTGCTCTGAGCCACGAAGAGGGATTTGGGGAGAGAAGCAGCGTGGAGAGAGAGGTGGCTGAACATCTGGCAAAGGGATTTTGGTCTGATCTATGCCCAACTCAGGCTCAACCCCTCCCCCTGGATCCCATGGACCAAAACAATCTGGCAAAAGCATCAGACTTTCATTGGCTGAAGCAGCTGGACCTGAGCTCCAGTGTAGGAGACTGTCCCTTCCTCAAGGACCTTGAAGTAGGTGATGACCCGGCACCACGCACTGACAGCCTGTCCCAGTCAGAGAAGAGCCCCTACATGTCTTCCTCACTCAACTCTGGGGACGACTCAGATCTGGATACAGATGGAGATACTGAGGCCAACAACAAAAGGGCTGCAGAG ATTCAGCTCCCATTCCCAGTGGACCAGATCTCAGCGCTGAGTCGGAGTGCCTTCCAGCAGCTCCTGAGACACCATCATCTGACCCAAGATCAGCTGGAGTTTGTCCACGACGTCCGCCGAAGAAGTAAAAACCGTGACGCTGCACAGCGCTGCCGAAAGAGAAAACTAGACAGCATACAGCAACTAGAATGTGAAATCAAAAAATTA AAAACCGAGAAAGAACGGCTGCTGCAGGAGCAAACTGAGCTGGAGCAAAACCTGGAGGAGACACGGCAGAGTCTGGGCGGGTTATGTAAGAGTGTCAACATCGAGTCTGGCTCGGATCAGGACCACCTGCAACTTCTTGCCAAGCTCTCCTCACCAGACTTGTCCTTCTCCTCTGCTAGCCTTGTGGGTAAAGATGAGGAGTCCCAGATTTCTATTGAAATGGTAAGTTCTTCTTCAGAGTGTGACCCAAGCAAGTCACATACAGGCTCGGTTCAAACTGCTATGCCAGAGGCCggcacacagacagaggaggctggTTCTCCGCAGAGCTGTCCTGATTCTGCATCTCTGCTCAACACCTGTCTGGACATGAACAATGTACTGTAA